ACTTAGTACTTAGTACGACTCATAAAAGTTTCTGACGTGTCGGGTTATGATTGGTTTGTCTGCGTGGAGTTAAAATTGCACCTTCAACCAGATCATCTTCAAGTGCAAAGGCCTTCCTCTTCTTCCTAGTACTTCTTCTGGGTTTTTAACAttacagaaaaagaaaatccaaaacatcacaaataaaaaagagagagagagagagagagagagagagaaaagaagatgaAGGTGTTGTGGGTGATCCTACTTTCATACACTCTGTGCCACCATGTGTTAGCCGAACAGATCTTCCCAGCCCAAGTTGGTAAATCCTGAATTTGATTTCGTTTCTGTTTTAACTTGTTctataaaaattctaaattttttggttCACTTTTCATCGATTAGCTACAAAGActgtctttttatttaatttagtttgatgggtggttttttttttttttaattgctttgGTAGAAATTCAAGTTAAGAGGAATTGGGTTCAACAAGATTATGTAAATGCTAATTCAGGCTTTTATGGGTTAATGCGTTTCTGGGTCTATGGAAAGTCTCATAGGGTGTTGTGTATTTGGGTTAAAGTAAGTGAGGCACATACTATTTTCTCATTTAGAGGGTTGATAGGGATATTTGTGGTGATTAATGATTGCAAAACAAGTTCCTTTGCTTTGCTTCAAAATAATCCTATTGGCTTCAAAGGGAAAAACTTAGGTACATTATATTAGGTTCCCCAATTAAATTCACACACTTATCTGCATTGATCAATACAGCACAAACAGTATTATCTTTCCCGAAGAGAATTAATTTCAATCCAATTgcgtgtttgaatttaattgggaaaCCTAATGTACTGCATCTAAGGAACAGTACTTATGTTTTGtccttaataaaaaagaagagagtagGACAGTTCATCTATTATTTGACTCGCTGAAGGAGTCATATGGCTTGTGAGCAAGGGATGTAGACTAGAGAGAAAATCTTTCATAGTAACTAATGGGTATTTAGAGCGTTTCAGAATTTAATTATAATAGGTGTCGTGCTGATTAGAGAATGATTTGTGCTTTGGAGGGCCTTGTTTGAAGGCTTAATCGATTCTAGGGCTTTAACTTAACTATATTTGGCACTTATTGTTTATAATATTGACCTAGTGGTTCAAAGTATGGTGTTTTACAGTTCCAAGGGGTTTACAATCTTGTTTAGTGTTTAAATGGTCTACTAAATAGGGCCAAGTTTTATTGATGATCCCTCACAAGACACCAATCGGCTCAGTAGGAATTTTGCATCAATCTGAGAGCTGGAATAGAATGATGGATCATATTTTGATCCATATAGAAGCCCCAAATGTTAAGACATGGCTAGCTGCTTCTGCTTATGCATGCTTATTTAATCCAAGACCAGTAAAATCATAGATAGTGCAACTATGATGACAAGGTGTTAACGAGTGGAATAAACTATCTAGGATCAATATTTTTGAGCTGTAAAAAGGACTTTTGGGAACATTATGGAGTGTTTCAGCCGTAGAAAGGCTGTGGTAGGTGCTGACTATGTATTGAAGTGGCAGTTACAGTCCCAATGGCTTCAAGGGCCTAATGATTCATGTGGATGTATCAGTTAGATTGTTATATGTGTTTCTTTCCTACTTGGTGTACAAGCCAGGTCTTCATGTGGAAGTTTTGTCTCCAACGACTTTTTCTTGTCTCTGTTATTGGCTATAATTAGAAAGTCTGGTTTCTTGTAATTTCTTTCTAGCACTCCAAGTTAATGTTCTTATCTCTAcaaccataacttttgatcagcAGGTGGCACATTTGGTCGCAGCTTCCGTGAACCAAAGTATAAGATTGAATTCCATCCAGAAGATTCACCTTTTCATCCTGTAAGTAGTTTAAAAgccttttaaatttatttgttgtttggTCCTAGCTAGATGGATGCTCCagatacattttaaaaaaaagaagaagaagccatttTGGGTTTGTGGTCTGCCTTTGGAGATTCCCCTTTTTCTTTGACTGTTTAAACTTAATCTAAGAAGCATTTTTTGTTACTTGGATGTCACTTTTTGAGGAATTAAGTTGATTGTGCATGATGCTTGATCTAATTGACATGTACTTCTtgtattttctttgaatttattCCAGTAGAAAATACGAGGCATTTTTGTCACCTTTTTGAGTAGTTAAAGTTGATTTTGGACAATGCTTAATTTAATTGACGTGTACTGcttgttttttcttctaatttattGCAATAGAAAATATCTTATTAACAGAAGCCCAATTAGTGCTCTTTTCTGCTACGATAAACCTTAGGACAATAATTTTTATCATGAAAGCAGAAATATTTGTGAGACATGAAAGTGAGGTGGCTTTGTTCTTTTCTTGCAATAGTAAGTTTGAACAGAGAGCCATTGTTACTctttaatggcctgtttgggagtttagagaaggaggagagtagaggggagtagaggggaggggagtagtggggaggagagtagaggagaatgattaccctccaccttgtttggatgtttttttttaattagtaagggggaagggagtaattagcccttccctttgtttttaacattgtaattttataaatataataagggtaaattaggtaatttactttatcaataattttatgtgctctactctccctccaaatctctccaatttgggggaattaaaaatgaggggttggaagtagttgaaaccccttcaaacccctccaaacccctccctctccttccttaaaaaactcccaaacaaggtaattgaattactccccttccctctactctactccccctccttttttaaacatccaaacaggccataaggtGCTCAACCTTATTGAACATGGTAAAAGTGCTTTCCCTCCGCAGTTATTACTGGCTTGGCTTTTTATTAGTCAGTGATTTTGTCAAGTTTTGCTATATGAGATTGCCTTGGTCAGTTTCTCATAAAGATGGTGTTAGCAGATGACCTTGGGATCACATTTTTGGTCCACTGATTACTTTTTAATCCATATTTGGTTTCCTTCCAAGTTCTTTGTGCCcaaaatttattgtttctatGTTAATTGAAGAAGAGAAAGTACAAACTGAGAAAGTTTGATCTAATAATTGGGCCCGTTTTATTTGCCAGGATGATGATCAGGAGTCTGTCGTTATGCCCAATAAAAATGGGGagaattttttatgttttttgccTAAGGTGGAGAAAGCCAAGAGTGGAAAGCCAGTTACTCAGCACAACACAAGCAACATGATAGTGGAAAGCGAAAAACGAATTAAATTAAAGACACCAGATGAGCTGCTTGAAGCACTGAAGGACCGATGCTTGATCAGAGTTAGTATCTGTAACCCAAAAACTATCTTGATTGTGTGCCTTGGTTGACTGATACTTTTTAAAGttacctaaattaaaaatacttgTTTCTTTGTGGGAATTATGTAGCTCGCATTAAGTTGCAATACTTGTTTCTGTGAATTATGCCTGCTTTAATAATCCCGCATCTACCTGAATTATCCTCTAATGTTACCAAATCCTTTATGCAGCAAGAAGGCTGGTGGTCATATGAATTTTGCTATCAGAAAAAGTTACGTCAAGTTCATTTGGAGGATGAAAAGGTATTCCAAAAGTGGCTCTAAGGTTCTCTTCTCCTAGAGTACTCCTTCTGTGGTGGGCTTGGGGCTTACGCCTATAAGGCGTTCATCTACTTCTCTCCTCCTCCTTAATTACTTAGCCAAAAAATAGATTCTCTTCTGTTATACTAGGCCATTATTTGTTAGTTGCTTTTGTCACTGATGTGTTTTTGGTAATATGTTATTAAATCAGAGCATGATGGTTTTATGGGAGGAAGTGCTCTAATACAGTAATATGCATATGATGAATCAAATAAACTGTATCTTAATAAACTTTTGGTTGGTGGTTTTTGGGCTATGACTGTAGTTTTGGTGGATCCCACTTAATGAATTAATTGCTAAAGCTTCAAATAGATTGGATTCGTATCTGTCCAGATCTGTTCAAGATTTCATTTTGTAACCACCATCCTTGTAGTGATAATTGTTGTAGTAGCAGTATCATTCTTAGCAGCAGCAGTTGTAGTAGCAATGGCACTAGCTGGTTGTAAATTTCAGTTATCATGATTCATCTATTGAAATTATTTGAGTGTTGAAGACCTGAAAATTCTTAGAATCATGTGCTAATCAgataagtttttatttcatTACAGGAGGTTCAGGAGTTTGTCTTAGGTCAGTACGATGCGGAGGCCACAGCTGCTTTCAACCAGAATCTCTCTGATATTTCTGAATTGAAAGATCCCCACTCAAAAGATGCATCCCAAAGgtatgattttattaatatgaTAATTGATAGGTTAGGTTCAAGGGAAAGCTTGTTTTTAATTAGAAAGGGGCTTTGGCCTAGAAAACTAAAAGAGGAGGAAGAGATGATACTGATTATTGTATTAATTGGTTCATGTAGGTATCATGCTCATCAGTATACAAATGGAACCATGTGTGATCTTACCAATCAGCCACGAGAGACTGAGGTATGAAGTAATTGAAAATCAAGTGACTTTCAATTTTCCTTCCCATCTCACTTTTGCtcaatcttttcttcttttcatttgcAGGTGAGATTTGTATGTGCAGAGACCAGAGCTATGATTAGTTCTATTACAGAGCTGTCCACTTGCAAGTATGCGCTTACGGTTCAATGCCCAACGCTTTGCAAGCACCCGTaagtgtctctctctctctctctctccatataaTGTGCAAAttaaatgagagaaaaataggAGTGTTTTCTTTTCTGATGGAAGCATATCATTTTATGGTGCTAAAAATTGCCCGGTGTTCTACATGGTCTGATGATCACCTTTGACCTGGCAGATTGTTCCAAGAAGAGAGACCAGTGTGGCACACCATTCACTGTAATGTGCTCCCTAAAGACTACAAGGATACAAAAGTGGGGGAAGAAGCCAAAGAAAAGCAGATTCTTATGGTCACAGATGATGAAGCTCCTTCTAATTATGATTCAAAAGAGTGACAGACATTGATACATAGAGCTTTGTCGATACAAATTAAATGAGTCAAAAGAATGACTGTTGTATGGCTCTCTGCTTTCTTTTGCATATAAATGCAGTAGATAGataggtttttttcttttttagaagataATCGATCCTTCCTGGTTTTTGTTTAAGTTCATCATactttccaattaaaaaaaagttcatcATACTTGTGGATAGCTCTCCAAGAAgattctcctctctctctctctctctccccccctcAATTTTCTAAGAATTGGAAACCAGCTGGAACTAATAATGCATAATACAATACAATTTTCTTCAAACAAGTATACTTTGGTTCAATTCTGTGTTCTGACCTTAGAACGGTGTATTTCCTTTGCAGCCAAATAGCATTTGTTATACGCCTAGGAAGATATGAAAGGGCATAATTTTTATGCATAAATGGTCATGGGATTCGATTGATGTTTGATTCTACGAAGTAGTTTCTTAGCTTTGTATAGTATGAAATGCTTATGCTGTCATGAGCAGGAAGAGGTCAAAATGTAGGTCAATTGAAGGCATGTCTGGCATTGCATCAGGAATGCGCTAAAAAAGCTTTAAAGCTCTTCACCACTAATGCTCTACAACTAAACCTTCACTTCCTACAATTATCCTGAGATAAGTAGTTTAGGTGGATGAGTCTTGTTTTGTAACTGAATGTATCTCCTGCTTAGGGTGTTTGTTCTATTGGTTTGAATAAAGCTGcttattcatccaaaaaaaaaaaaagtgcttacTGAGATTGTTTATGAGACAAGCATGGCTGAGTTCTTAGCTATCTGCCTGATGTTATTACAGAGGAAGAAACTTTGTATTAGCTAGTTTGTGACCTGCTCAAAATTCTGAAAGAAACTAATCTGTGATCTGCAGTTGCAGGCTATATTACGGTTACAGGGAAAGCTAAGTCTCAATATTGCACCCTCAAAACCCAGACTCCTGAAGCTTGATTTTTAAGCAGAAGCAACTATAATCACCCAGCTCATGATGCTTGCTTTATGAGCACGAGCAGTGTGCCATTAAATAAAGATTATTCCTGGGATATTGAATCTCAACAGAGAAAATACTTGC
This genomic stretch from Castanea sativa cultivar Marrone di Chiusa Pesio chromosome 1, ASM4071231v1 harbors:
- the LOC142614202 gene encoding protein OS-9 homolog isoform X2 gives rise to the protein MKVLWVILLSYTLCHHVLAEQIFPAQVGGTFGRSFREPKYKIEFHPEDSPFHPDDDQESVVMPNKNGENFLCFLPKVEKAKSGKPVTQHNTSNMIVESEKRIKLKTPDELLEALKDRCLIRQEGWWSYEFCYQKKLRQVHLEDEKEVQEFVLGQYDAEATAAFNQNLSDISELKDPHSKDASQRYHAHQYTNGTMCDLTNQPRETEVRFVCAETRAMISSITELSTCKYALTVQCPTLCKHPLFQEERPVWHTIHCNVLPKDYKDTKVGEEAKEKQILMVTDDEAPSNYDSKE
- the LOC142614202 gene encoding protein OS-9 homolog isoform X1 codes for the protein MKVLWVILLSYTLCHHVLAEQIFPAQVAGGTFGRSFREPKYKIEFHPEDSPFHPDDDQESVVMPNKNGENFLCFLPKVEKAKSGKPVTQHNTSNMIVESEKRIKLKTPDELLEALKDRCLIRQEGWWSYEFCYQKKLRQVHLEDEKEVQEFVLGQYDAEATAAFNQNLSDISELKDPHSKDASQRYHAHQYTNGTMCDLTNQPRETEVRFVCAETRAMISSITELSTCKYALTVQCPTLCKHPLFQEERPVWHTIHCNVLPKDYKDTKVGEEAKEKQILMVTDDEAPSNYDSKE